In the Platichthys flesus chromosome 14, fPlaFle2.1, whole genome shotgun sequence genome, GccaaaaatgtgttaatatatAGGAAATTATTTCAGTCAATGCTGATAAatgttactttatttattttaagttaatGAAGGCTATAGTTTTAATATCTCTCTTTGCAGAAAATCACAAAcacttgaaaaacaaatcattttacaAATCAAAACCCTCAATAATCTCACTGTGCTTATACAAGAAATACCGCTtttgcatattgttaataattctGGAATATGTCTGTGCTAAACCCTAATGCAGTTATGACCAAAATGTAAGTTAATTATGTTAAGTTAATTGAgtattcagaaaaaaaatgatttgctaGAACATTTCAATTGAAACTACAGAGGCTACAtctttttgaaataatttaatgtGCAAAATGATCATTTAACCTTCCTGTATTTATGAAACATGTGCAATCACCCCATCTAGCGGCCAACACTGGTACTGTCAATCACacttaaacaaaaaaactaaatatgaaatgataaaCAAGTGAAGATTTTGTGCGTTTATTTGAAATCAAACCACCGCAGAGTCAGTGCCACGCGGCTCCGGAGCCCCTGTGGGGGATGAACCGCGCTCACTTGGAGCTGGTGTACTTGGTGACCGCCTTGGTGCCCTCGGACACGGCGTGCTTGGCCAGCTcccccggcagcagcagccggacGGCGGTCTGCACCTCCCGGCTGGTGATGGTGGAGCGCTTGTTGTACTGAGCCAGCCGGGACGCCTCGGTGGCGATCCGCTCGAACAGGTCGTTGACGAAGGAGTTCATGATGCTCATGGCCCGGCTGGAGATGCCCGTGTCCGGGTGAACCTTGGAGCACAGGACACGGTCGGTGTTAGTTCATTTCGGGGATACGGAAGCGGCGGCGtcgcctcctccttcctccacccACCTGTTTCAAAACTTTGTAGATGTACATGGCGTAAGTCTCCCGTCTCTTGGCTTTCCTCTTGGTCTTTTTCTCGCCGGTGCCTTTGCCTTTCTTCTTGGACACATCGTTGGTCATGTTTGGAAACTGTTCGAAATGAGGCTCGATGTGTAAAGCGACTGTATCCGGTTGGTTTCAGGAGTGAAAATCCTTCTTCTCCGGAAACGGGCGCGTGTTTAAGTAGAGGCGCTAATTAGTGAATTTCATTCACCTGCGGATTGTTAGCAACGAGCTAAGTCTATGTTAGCGCGAAGCTAACACATCATCAACCACTAAGGTGAGCGTGTACCCACCTGGGCTTTGTTGGTTCTTAAACTTGTGGAACCAGAACCCAacagacacttttttttaaaagggccAGAGGCCGGAAAGCCCGGTGTACACGGTAGTTATTGTAGTTGTACGTTAATTCTTTACTTTGTTAACCAAATTCATGCAATGTATCCAAGTGCTTTGATCTACCATGACCTGGATGTCTGGGAATCTCCACAGACAGATAATATCGTAATTTAGTGATGGTATTAGGATTTAGAATTGTTAGCCCGGTCAAATATAGATCTACATCTGTGATTGTTGTGATGATATACAGTACGTGAATATGTACCTTGCGTCTTTTTTGACGTATCTCTTTTAAGGTGACGTCCTCTCAGCCAATCATGTCGGTCGAGGTGATGCTTGAACTTTGACTTCAATGTAGCTAAATAAGTGGACGGTGTctaaattgtttgtttaattgtgTTTGATGAAAGtttgtatctatttatttataaacgATGACGTTGTTtatgtattgttattttgttcagATTAATTTTGGTTGAAATTGTTTTTCCAAAACAGGACATTTTGAAACCAAAATATGTCTACATTTTCCATCTGGCCATGCTTGTAAAGATTATGATCatgctcattgtgtgtttatgcggTGTTGGAATAATACATATCAATATATTGCTAATGCTTTGTTGACAGTGAGGAGGTAACACCTCATTTTCTGCCCATAAAGagatttaaaaccacaaccttaaCATAGAGGCAAGAATCagttttaaacttaaaagaatCAAGAGACTtgagtcctcctgcagcagttgtaggtttGGTTACTACCCGGCCCTTTTCTGCAGGTTCTTCCCCATCCTGTGTCCTCATTTCACTCTTGTACTGTCCTGTCCtgtcaaagaaaataaacaaacactaatATGACATTTGTATAGATAATAATCGATAACTACTAATGTGAAAATAGTATCTTAACATTTTTACTCCATCACAAGTCGGTAAACAGTAAACAGGCACATGAGACACAGATGTCAACACTTATAAATCTATTAATGTAATTTTACATTCAGATCTAAATAGTTGCTTTTAACGTCAGCTTGTGTATTGTAAGACTTTTGTCACGTTTGAACTGTATGTCCGTATTTCACTAAGCTCCTAATATACCTTTTTGCTAATACAGCTGTTTTTATCATTAACTATGCttagttttaaattatttatatgcGTCTCACACCTCAGCAGTTTTCATAGCGCTTCACCATCATTCCAATATTGGCTTATGAGTCAGTGTTATCTAAAAACGTTAAAACCTAATTTAAATTACAACTCAGTTTCAGGTGTTAAtcataaaataactaattagAAACCAAACTTATTAAGAAATGTGGCCCCAGAACAATTAACATTGTGACAAGAGCTTCCTAAAACGACCATCTTTTAGAAAAATcgattttagtttttagtttggtccatgtcctgtaccgcagccagccactaggtgggGATCAAGGCTCTTTGTCTTCACTCTTGCGGAGCactcatgttgtccatcttatAAACAGTCAGGCACAAGGACCCTTATACTGAGGCAGCTAAATGGATTTCAgccatttttatacatttgtatttacacCTGTACTTTTCCTGATGTGACGTATCAACATGTCTGCCATGAAAATGGAAATGCAATCCTGTATAGTCCAATTATAAATGGAGCTTATACTTGAAGCGCTCACACCGTTGCACATAATAATGGTGCCCACTGGGGGGCACACTAGCACCAGTTTTAAATGCTGTATTAAAGGTGGAGCGGAGCACTTGCTGCAGATTCCACTTTACATACACTTTAAATACACTTGAGAGAAACCCTGGTAGTCACGTGTAGTGTTTAGCTAAGATGTAACACTGCACTGTTTTCAGATTGATAAATTTACCATGAGGCCATATCGATTAAAACTGTTTGCTACGGACTATGAGGCTGAATTAAAACAGACACATCCTCCAGGATCCCCGGCACAAAGGCCCCAAAAGCCCCAGGTTCATTTAGTCTGATTTAGTGTGGAGCTGTCACAGGAAATGCAGATGGGTTTAGGGAATTTGCAATATTAATGTCTGGTCTTGAAGAACATAGAACATCACCATGTTACATTCctgttgttttaatctttttaaatatttgactgTTCTATTTAAGGATTCTGCTACATATCGTGATTTAGAACTATCGAGAAAGTATCATTTGGGAATATTCTCAACACATCCTTGAGATTTTATACACATTTTGCAATAACTCTATCAATATTTGAAAAAGTGAGCCCAAGATATGCGTTTGCGCAGTCCTGGTGCATCTGTTGTCTTGGTGTGTTCCACACaatatatttcagttttaattaaTGTGTTATGGCATCTGATTTTGGAAAAGGGgctatttgtttatttagtagTGGTATGTGCATCTCTTAGAACTGCGTTCGACCTTGGACTATTGTGTTTTCGAACGTCCTGACCAGTTTAAGATTTTCATGCTGATAATTAGGATAAACATGTTTCTGCTCCAGGCCTTTGTCATCTGATTTTAATCTAAACATCTAAGTAAATAGGCACTCAACGTGTGATGTTGTAGAATTTTAGTATAATAGCAAATATGTTCCCCCCGTTATTTGTGTGCTAACAAATCTCTTTTACTGCTGCATAACCAATTACCCCAAGGCTTTGATGgacttgattttaaaaacatgccAGGATATATACCGATTTAGACCATAAATGTTACTTTATCTTAAAGCAAATGCTTTTACCTTTGATACTCCATTAAGTATTTGCATTGGGCATAAACACAGTTGTGTCTGCTCTGAACATGCCACTCAGAGCATACATTATTTGCGATGCTTCCACGCAATAATCTCGGGATGTGTGAATTTGAGAAAGTTGCAGCAACACCAGCCTCTAGTTTGCTTTTCCGGCTGTTGAGTGGGAGCTAGATTGACAGCTGTGATAGGACCCTAACACCTGAGAGCTTGTAGCACCGGAGCTTTGCAATAACAGTTTCATCATGAAAATATATCTTGGTTTAAAATGACACCGGACTTGGAATTGAAAACCTCAACTGctaaaatgtgcttttatttttaaaactcagTGTAAAGAGACACATGTTTGCCATGTATCACACacaatagaaacacaaacatttttagtGCACAACAGGGAAGAAACACactatttgtcttttgttttttgcatcACAAACTTGGCCTGTAACACCTTACAGACCCTCTCCTGTGTGTCTTGATGAGAAATGGGAAGGTTTGTGTCGATCAATGACACAGCAGTGTAACCATTTGTGCGAGTAATTGGTGCCAAATCTCCTTGTAGTAGATTGCAACTTCTTTGTTCAGGGTTTCAGACTTGTTCTGTCCCTCTCACTTTTTGTCCCCCGTAAGTGCGCAGCAGATATTGAGCAATGCATTACAAATGAACAAGCCCTTATCTCAGACAACATTAATGCAAGGTCGTTTGCTGCAACTGCCAGACATTGTGAATAGCAGCCATTGGTTGAGTTTATTGTGAAGGCCATCTTCTTCTCTGTTGTCTGGCAGATTTGAGCTGTTTGGCTGTTTCATCTGTGAAGAGAAGATGGGAAAGaaaaggtgagtgtgtgtgcacatctgcTACCTCGATACGTCTGTGTGACagccacagaaagaaaaatgttggcTGATCTGTTTATCACAGCCTTTTATAAACACATATTGCTTAAGGctatgaggtgtgtgtgttgttttttgtgtggggGATTGGTGGCTTGATATAGCAAAAGCTTAGCTTGATACCTGCAGTGATTACTCCGTATCTGCCAAATACATAAGCTGTGTTATGGGCTTGTACACAAAGTTTGTCAACATCTATGCAAACAAGCAAATACTATTGCGAACATAAAAGCTTGTTAATAAAATGTGcttgtttgattatttatttagtcaAACATTATCATAATTTCCCCCTGTAATTCAAAGGAACTGTTAAATCTGCTCGTGCTGAATGTTGTATATTGGAAAACACTGTGGCTGGAGGCTGGGGTAGTTATAAAGAgtcaattcaattcagttttatctgTATTGCGCCAAATCAGAACTAACATTatctcaaagcacttcacagaGTAAGATCGACACCTCATGATATTTTTGAGCCAAACCTGACAATTTTGGCTCACAATCATTCATTTGGGCTCTGCTCCATCCAGTGAGCGCTGTCTGCTTCTCCTCTAACTTCATGATGTATGTGTTTACAAATGTCAATTGCTTTTCTGCTGTGTTAGGTTTCCTAACAGGGTTATCAGTCCTGTGTGGCTCTTTCACAAATCTGCATAACATGGACACCACAGTTGCTAAACACTATAGTTAAAATCCAATATCATTAAGAAACACATGTAGAGAGAGAAGCAACATTAATGCTATACTGTGCAATTCTGTTTTCACTTCATTAAAATTACTCAAATCGGGTTAGTATATTTAGGATCCCAGTCAATATTTTATACATCAGTCTTTTACCACAATTAGTAAATTCTGTCTAAACTAAACATTTCTATTTCATGTGTCTCAATTATAGTTTTGTGGATTACTAGATAGCCCGTTTCTTTGGATCTTTAATATCTCAAGTTTAGCAAAAATAAGTTAGTGCTGTATGAGGTAGGTCGTGTTTCAGAGTGAGCAGAAGCATCTCGCTCATGTCTCAGCTGCGTTTGGATAAAAACATCCTATACATTTTGTTGCATAACCTAAACTAGTATGTGCTTTTGCAAACATATCTTGCCTGAGGGTGGGCTGCCACCATGAGTAATTGCagaatgaagaagaaacagactAATCTAAAAGCCATATGTGTTTAAGTTGTGGAAATTCTCAGAACATTAGCTCTTAGTCAAAAATCTAATTCAAAGGGCCCAAAAAGAGAGAGTGCAGTGCTCAGCAGCGCCTCAAATGTTACCCCTCCTGATTTATATTCCCTGCATTATGCTGTGCATTCTACCATCCACATGAAAGCCAATTACTGTTGAAAAGTCCACCACTTTCATCCTGCAATCTGCAACCACAGGCATGCCAGCCAATATGAATTTGGAATTTAAGTTTCCTAATCTTTTACACAGGATGTTATGCAAATATAAAGAGCATGCACATAATTGCTGCATGAAGAGTATTTGCATTCTATCACTGTGTACCgaaattgaaagtgaaatgcAGATTTATACAACGGCCGTGACAGAAAATCACTATAATTTATCAAgatgtgaataaatgttttttttccctgtagACCATTTCATCTATTTATCACAATCTAGTTTTATTGGGGTTTTAAATCACTGCAGTCACAGGAAATCGTATTTTTCTCATCGAAATAACCTTAGCTCTCACGTGACTCTATAACGGACACTTTAAAGGTCCAACGTATAAGATTTAGgtaaaagggatctattgggAGAAATAGAATAAAGTGTAATCCTAGTTATGTTTCCACTAGTGTGTGACCatctaaattgttgttttctttatattttaaatactttgacaactgaaggctaccccaggttctctttcatgttttgaaaggggagggtgaggtgagggttattcagctgcaacatgcaacttcaccactagaagtcaataaattccacacactgaaccttacAGACAGGAAAGAATCAACCCTCTGCACATACACCACACCCGTCAAACTCGTGTAGTCTCTGGAGATGAGACACGATTGCTACTGTCGACTTGTACACAGTGTGTTTTTCAGGCGTTTTGTCAACAACATACCCTTAAGTGTCCCTGCACATGTTATTTACAGTAACAGTAAACCACATTGACTTATGTGGCACCATTTATGACTGAAGACATTAAAAACCCACTGAAGGTCTCCTATGTTAAATGGGCCGAGCGTCATCCAtcactgtgtttatttattttttggcacATTAAACATTATCAGTCAAGCCTGTGAATACAAAGGAGCGCAGCtgaatttaatacatttttaaagtatAAGAGGGGAGAGGCCAGCCTTTAAACATCTTAATTGAGTCAGAGACACTTAGACACGGAGCGGTACTGGATACAGTTGACGTGTCATGATGTCATCATAGTGAATTAAATTACTTGATTTTGGTggaagaagcaaaacaaaacaggctCTTGACTTTTTGAAATGGCAGAACCTCAGACATTTTTATGATGGACCTGTTCCAACATTCCCTTTCAGGTAAAACATATTGTTATAGGAGGATTGAAAACCACAATAGTCCCAATAATCACATCAGGCATCATATTGCATTTCCCCCAGTGGACATCTTTTAGATTGCCTCCTGACTGTGGGAATGTTGGCATTGTGTGCTTGACATTTCTCAGATGTTTATGGATAAAATcttttatttgtagttttacAAATTGCAAGCCTCTATCATGTGGTGGGTAATGGTTGCTATGGCCCCTGTGCTTGGTTACTAGGACAGAATATTGATTCAATCCTCAAGGGCTGTGGTCATATCAGTCCCCCCATTGTTATGATAATAAGACGTCCCCGGGTTGCCAATGAGTGATAATCTTGTTTGGTCCTGggagaaatgaaaaggtttCTCAGAATGGTGCGGTGAACTTTTAACCCCAATGAAATCCCAAACCCCATTAGTGGTCAAGCCTTAAACgctctcacacatgcagccaATCATATCGTAGGAACGCGTGATCACTTGGACCCACggaacattttgaatatttcacatATGTGGTCACAAGAAAATGCAAGAAATACAGGTCTGAAATCAGATGGTTTattcatgaaaaataataatgaattaatgtaatatagatttgttttctttaatttctctAATGAAATGGTTCAAATGTGGAAATATCTGGAACTCCATTATGTCCTCACAATAAACATGCAACCTGTGGCATTTCTTGTATGTGGGCACACAAGACGGCAGAGGCTGTAGGAGCGATGAGAGAATAATAACACGGTGAAGGTGGTGTCCAGATTGAGAGACTTCGCCtgtgagcacagacacacaagcaaagCAGCCATTCAGCAGTGGGATGGATCCTGACTactaaagaggagagagggagactgaaagagcgagagagagagcaagaaatGGGGGagtggtgggagagagagagagagagagagaggaagcgagaaagagagtgaaaggCTCCACACGGCAGAATATAAATCTGTACGTTAACAGGGCTAAAGCTGGAGGTCTGCAAGCGGCTTTAGTGGTTATGCTGGTGGGGGGTGGACATTAACCATCAAGAGGTGGTCTCCCCTATTAACTGAGGATCTGTGCAAATAAGGAAGTGGGACCCGTGGAAGCTGCGAACGCCGGTTGTCATGCACAGTGGTGGGTTGGTCGGAGGTCCGTGACCCTCTCATTTTCCTTTCTGGAAGAAAAGGGAAGAGCAAAAGAGACACGAGACAAAAAGGAAGGTGCCAGCAAGAGACCAGTGAGCCGTTTCTCTCTTTATTACCTCCATTCACAAAACCATTGCATCCCATTATCACAGCGATGTAGAGGCATTCTCTCCGATTGGAGGAGGAAGGGTCCCATTGAGTGCTTAGGCTTAGCACCACTCTCAAAACGCTAGCCCTTTTCATTGCGGTCTCCCCCCTCATCTGTCGCCTCTATCCTCACGTCTGCTGTTccctctgttcttctctcttctcttgtctcttgttttcttGTCCCTTTTCACACCACTCAGGAATCAGGAGGCATTGCGTTTTGGTAGAAGTGGGTGTTTCTGGAGCTGTCATTGTGTTTGGTGCTGCTACAAAGGACAGCTGAGCGGAGAGTGCGCGAGACAGCTTTGGAGATAAAAAAGCCGcctgaaagaaaagagggggacCTGGGACTACGGGAGCCGCTGACAACCTCTGGAAGGTGAATggtgatgaaaagaaaactgttacACAGACTGACAACCATTTTAAGGTAGCTATTTATTCACACCATTACCACCTCCTTTAGGGAATAAAGAAGCAGCGTGGCAAACCAACACTGCCAGTTGGATTCAGCTATTGCTGTTGCTAAGCAAAGTCACTAACCTGAAGTTCTTGGACAGACAGTGTTGATCATCCCTCTACAGCCATGAAGGGAAGCTCAGAGGAAAGCATTGAAAGCACCAGGCCCTCAAACCTGCAGGCTTTCGCTAACATGTCCACCCTACATGGCATGAGTCACATATTCGCCTATGGACACATGACATTCCGCCGGTTCCTTTGGTCTCTTTCGTTCCTGGGCTCTCTGGGCTTGTTGATGATCGTCTGCATGGATCGAGTGTCCTATTACCTGGAGTATCCTCACGTCACCAAGCTGGACGAGGTGGCTGCGACGAACCTCACCTTCCCGGCAGTTACCTTCTGTAACCTCAACGAGTTCCGCTTCTCCAAAATCTCCAAGAATGACCTCTATCATGTGGGAGAGCTGCTGGCCCTCCTCAACAATAACTACCAGATAGCCAACCCACACTTGGCTGAGCCCGAGGTTCTGGCCGCCCTTAAGGATAAAGCCAACTTTCAGAACTTCAAGCCCAAACTGTTCAACATGACTGATTTCTACAACCGCACAGGTCATGACATCGGTGAGATGCTACTGCAGTGCACCTTTCGAGGAGAGGATTGCTACCCCGTGAATTTCAGCACAGTAAGTTATCCTTCTCATCTTAACATGCTGTAATTCTGCAtagtgtgtctgtctttgtcgtTTATGTTCACATGATCTTACATGATTTAATGCTGCATGtgcaatattttttaaacagccGCCTGGCTTTAATGCAGCAGGTACTAAGTCCAGTGTTAACGCTGTGGTTATTTC is a window encoding:
- the zgc:92591 gene encoding late histone H2B.L4 produces the protein MTNDVSKKKGKGTGEKKTKRKAKRRETYAMYIYKVLKQVHPDTGISSRAMSIMNSFVNDLFERIATEASRLAQYNKRSTITSREVQTAVRLLLPGELAKHAVSEGTKAVTKYTSSK